The following are encoded together in the Pseudodesulfovibrio indicus genome:
- a CDS encoding 4Fe-4S dicluster domain-containing protein — translation MNGKSFFVDLSLCTACRGCQVACKQWKNLPAEKTRNVGSHQNPQDLSFNTIRLVRFNEGRTADDKLQWYFFPEQCRHCIEPPCKYIGNMYCDNGIKQDAETGAVVMNSRTAGIGNKVESQELCPYNVPRMDEKSGQWAKCDMCLDRVQAGRLPACVQSCPTGTMNFGDRAEMLALAEKRLAEVQKTNPDAYLADPESVRVIYLCTASPESYNGNLLASVDGRKMINKALAKGGVNRRDLLAGRLRPGKNA, via the coding sequence ATGAACGGTAAAAGCTTCTTCGTTGACTTGTCCCTTTGTACGGCGTGTCGCGGGTGCCAGGTTGCCTGCAAGCAGTGGAAGAACCTACCCGCGGAAAAGACCCGCAACGTCGGTTCCCACCAGAACCCGCAGGACCTGTCCTTCAACACCATCCGCCTCGTCCGGTTCAACGAGGGGCGGACGGCCGATGACAAGCTGCAGTGGTACTTCTTCCCGGAGCAGTGCCGCCATTGCATCGAACCGCCCTGCAAGTACATCGGAAACATGTACTGCGACAACGGCATCAAGCAGGACGCCGAGACCGGCGCGGTGGTCATGAACAGCCGCACCGCCGGTATCGGCAACAAGGTCGAAAGCCAGGAGCTGTGCCCGTACAACGTGCCCCGCATGGACGAGAAGTCCGGCCAGTGGGCCAAGTGCGACATGTGCCTGGACCGCGTCCAGGCCGGCCGTCTGCCCGCCTGTGTTCAGAGCTGCCCCACCGGCACCATGAACTTCGGCGACCGTGCCGAGATGCTGGCCCTGGCCGAAAAGCGCCTCGCGGAAGTGCAGAAGACCAATCCGGACGCCTACCTGGCCGACCCCGAATCCGTGCGCGTCATCTACCTGTGCACGGCTTCGCCGGAGAGCTACAACGGCAACCTGCTCGCCTCCGTTGACGGCCGCAAGATGATCAACAAGGCCCTGGCCAAAGGTGGCGTCAACCGCCGCGACTTGCTCGCCGGTCGTCTCCGCCCCGGAAAGAACGCGTAA
- a CDS encoding cytochrome c3 family protein, producing the protein MKKIFILSLLCVCLTAVLAFAQTALESAIDAPDDDLEINVIKGNSERDLGVVFNHSSHDSIDCFTCHHKNTVANQPESCANCHTDTAPDAQGYKSFFRAMHLKGAKQTTCLACHGEEFEGDKDLTGCTNSACHPTGLY; encoded by the coding sequence ATGAAAAAAATATTCATTTTGTCCCTGCTGTGCGTGTGCCTTACCGCTGTCCTGGCCTTTGCCCAGACAGCGCTGGAGTCCGCCATCGACGCCCCTGACGACGATCTGGAAATCAACGTCATCAAGGGCAACAGCGAGCGCGACCTCGGCGTGGTCTTCAATCATTCGAGCCACGACAGCATCGATTGCTTCACCTGTCACCACAAGAACACCGTTGCGAACCAGCCCGAGTCCTGCGCCAACTGTCACACCGACACGGCCCCGGACGCCCAGGGCTACAAGTCCTTCTTCCGTGCCATGCACCTGAAGGGCGCGAAGCAGACCACCTGCCTCGCCTGCCACGGTGAGGAGTTCGAGGGCGACAAGGACCTGACCGGATGCACCAACTCGGCCTGCCATCCGACCGGCCTGTACTAG